One genomic segment of Clostridium saccharoperbutylacetonicum N1-4(HMT) includes these proteins:
- a CDS encoding ABC transporter permease translates to MELGVKDQKLPVKTKAKKNLFEQMKKQKTLIIMSIPFIIWVAIFCYAPLIGWVMAFQKFKPAKGLFDQVWCGLDQFKILFSDSNFFNVLRNTLCMAIINLTLSFVCSIGFALLLNEVRRVLAKKFIQTVSYLPHFLSWIIVTGLVQMILSPDPGIINQILLGLHIISSPINFFADPKYFWGIVGVANVWKEVGWGSIIYLSAITSINPDLYEAAEIDGAGRFKKMLHVTLPGIKPTIIILLIMNLGNIVNAGFEIQYILGNGLIQDVSQTIDIFVLRYGISLSNYSLATAAGIFKSVISIILIFIANRFARSVGEERLF, encoded by the coding sequence ATGGAACTAGGAGTAAAAGATCAAAAATTACCTGTAAAAACAAAAGCAAAAAAGAATCTATTCGAGCAAATGAAGAAGCAGAAAACTCTAATTATTATGTCTATTCCATTTATAATCTGGGTTGCAATTTTTTGTTATGCACCTCTTATTGGGTGGGTAATGGCATTTCAAAAGTTTAAGCCAGCAAAAGGCTTATTTGATCAGGTTTGGTGTGGTTTAGATCAATTTAAAATTTTATTTTCTGATTCTAATTTTTTTAACGTATTAAGAAATACTTTGTGTATGGCTATAATTAATTTAACCTTAAGCTTTGTTTGCTCTATTGGTTTTGCATTATTACTAAATGAAGTAAGAAGAGTTTTGGCTAAGAAATTTATACAAACAGTATCTTATCTTCCACATTTTCTTTCGTGGATAATTGTAACAGGTCTTGTACAAATGATTCTTTCACCAGATCCAGGGATTATTAATCAAATATTACTGGGATTACATATAATAAGTAGCCCTATAAATTTCTTTGCAGATCCTAAATACTTTTGGGGGATAGTGGGAGTAGCAAATGTTTGGAAAGAAGTTGGTTGGGGAAGTATAATTTATCTTTCAGCAATTACTTCTATTAATCCAGATTTGTATGAAGCTGCTGAAATAGATGGAGCTGGAAGATTTAAAAAAATGTTACATGTTACATTACCAGGTATTAAGCCAACAATAATTATATTACTTATTATGAATCTTGGAAATATTGTAAATGCTGGTTTTGAAATTCAATATATACTTGGAAATGGTCTTATTCAAGATGTATCTCAAACAATAGATATTTTTGTTTTGAGATATGGTATTAGTTTAAGTAATTATTCCTTAGCTACAGCAGCAGGTATATTTAAAAGTGTAATAAGTATAATATTGATATTTATAGCAAATCGTTTTGCAAGATCAGTTGGAGAAGAAAGGTTATTCTAA
- a CDS encoding ABC transporter substrate-binding protein, whose product MKKTKLITSMLLTGVVSLSLLAGCGNQTKETSSASNGKIKEFTAFFAVAGKEIPDNDRVKNVIAEKIGAKVNEQWLTGQTAKERIGVMIAGGEYPDFIEGGEGTQALVDAGALIPLEDKIDKYPNIKNYLTPNEWEQLRKPDGHIYYIQQFGKTRGKDSQVQHNDEAFWIQKAVLEWANYPQIKTVDQYFDLIEKYKAANPTINGQPTIGFDILCDDWRYFCLENPPQFVAGYPNDGKAIIDKATLTAKNYNTIPEAQKYFKKLNEEYNKGIIDPETFTLSYDQYKSKLSTGRVLGMVDQHWEFNDSEKALLQQHMDERTWVPLGLTLDPNVKSQYRTQPAFNTGSGLGITTSCKDVDGALKVINDLLSNDLLALRWWGEKDKDYKVDDKGVFYMTDEQREHYKNQDWMQANQCRYSYFPQYGTGYLDDGINCIWPEQQQVEFEATLSDTDKKVLKGYGYKKWTDFLNVPAEKNEPWFPIYSATGAWSADDPQNMAMLKMDEIKKKWLPKVVMSSTNDFDSTWNQYQTTLTTQADIKAYEDALTKEVKRRVEKFKN is encoded by the coding sequence ATGAAAAAAACAAAATTGATTACTAGTATGCTCCTAACAGGAGTCGTGTCATTAAGTCTTCTTGCAGGTTGTGGTAATCAAACAAAGGAGACAAGCAGTGCTAGTAATGGAAAGATTAAAGAGTTTACAGCATTCTTTGCTGTTGCAGGAAAGGAAATTCCTGATAACGATAGAGTAAAGAATGTAATTGCTGAAAAAATTGGAGCTAAAGTTAATGAACAATGGCTTACAGGGCAAACAGCAAAAGAAAGAATAGGGGTAATGATTGCTGGTGGTGAATATCCAGATTTTATTGAAGGAGGAGAAGGAACACAGGCATTGGTGGATGCAGGTGCACTTATTCCATTGGAAGATAAAATAGATAAATATCCTAACATTAAAAATTATTTAACACCTAATGAATGGGAACAGTTAAGAAAGCCAGACGGGCATATTTATTATATACAACAATTTGGAAAGACAAGAGGAAAAGATTCACAAGTACAACACAATGATGAAGCTTTTTGGATTCAAAAAGCAGTTTTAGAATGGGCTAATTATCCACAAATAAAAACTGTTGATCAATATTTTGATTTAATCGAAAAATATAAAGCAGCTAATCCAACTATAAATGGACAACCAACTATAGGATTTGATATTTTATGTGATGATTGGAGATATTTCTGTTTAGAAAATCCACCTCAATTTGTAGCTGGATATCCAAACGATGGAAAGGCAATTATAGATAAAGCTACACTTACTGCGAAAAACTATAACACAATTCCAGAAGCACAAAAGTATTTCAAGAAACTAAATGAAGAATATAATAAGGGAATTATAGATCCTGAAACATTTACATTATCTTATGATCAATATAAATCAAAGCTTTCAACAGGAAGAGTACTTGGAATGGTTGATCAACATTGGGAATTTAATGATTCAGAAAAAGCATTATTGCAACAACACATGGATGAAAGAACTTGGGTACCATTAGGTTTAACCCTTGATCCTAATGTAAAATCACAATATAGAACTCAACCAGCCTTTAATACTGGTAGTGGACTTGGAATTACAACTAGTTGCAAAGATGTAGATGGAGCATTAAAAGTTATAAATGATTTATTATCTAATGATCTATTAGCATTAAGATGGTGGGGAGAAAAAGATAAGGATTATAAAGTTGATGATAAAGGTGTATTTTATATGACAGATGAGCAGAGAGAACATTATAAAAATCAAGATTGGATGCAAGCTAATCAATGCAGATACTCTTATTTTCCTCAATATGGTACAGGTTATTTAGATGATGGTATCAATTGCATATGGCCAGAACAACAACAAGTTGAATTTGAAGCTACTTTATCAGATACTGATAAGAAGGTTTTAAAGGGATATGGGTATAAGAAATGGACTGACTTCCTAAATGTTCCAGCAGAAAAGAACGAACCTTGGTTCCCAATTTACTCAGCAACTGGTGCTTGGTCTGCTGATGATCCACAAAATATGGCAATGTTAAAGATGGATGAAATTAAAAAGAAATGGCTTCCAAAGGTTGTTATGTCTAGCACAAATGACTTTGATTCAACATGGAACCAATATCAAACTACATTAACGACTCAAGCAGATATAAAGGCATATGAAGATGCTCTTACTAAAGAAGTAAAGAGAAGAGTAGAAAAGTTCAAGAACTAA
- a CDS encoding carboxylesterase/lipase family protein → MLRRVKVENGIVQGLPAADPRITSFKGIPFAAPPVGENRWRAPKPAKDWEGVLKAFEFAPISMQAQTVIDDNNIYTREWAVDPDIPMDEDCLYLNVWTPACNPNEKLPVFVWYFGGALQFGNTAEMEFDGERIARRGVVVVTVNYRLNVLGFLCHPEITAEAPEAPANFGNLDQRAGTLWVKRNIEAFGGDPNNITIGGQSAGGGSVMTQITSPQNEGFCQKAIIESGIITTLYKGNPMPLDKYNLAEAEQEGIKFFEFLGVSSLSEARKLDAKYIRDKSVEYKKYWGTVHDNVFCVGDALELFIKNKRLMVPVLFGHTSSEFFNVPKVKNIDEFKEMAFEMFGDAAEEYLKLCKADQSANIEEVIEKASVSSIEYGIHIIGQANGDTNANSPLYYYNFDAKIPGWDNPGTFHSVDLWFFFETLAKCWRPFTGKHYDLARQMCNYWTNFICSGNPNGKDATGEDMPHWESYTTEMPYGMVFGEKAEFIKEQPSDLMKFLVKEYFKKEKNL, encoded by the coding sequence ATGTTAAGAAGAGTAAAAGTCGAAAATGGTATTGTTCAGGGATTGCCAGCAGCAGATCCACGTATAACAAGTTTTAAAGGTATTCCATTTGCTGCTCCACCAGTAGGTGAAAACCGCTGGCGTGCTCCAAAGCCTGCAAAGGACTGGGAAGGTGTTTTAAAAGCATTTGAATTTGCCCCAATATCAATGCAAGCACAGACAGTTATAGATGATAATAACATTTATACAAGGGAATGGGCTGTAGATCCAGACATTCCTATGGATGAAGATTGTTTATACTTAAATGTATGGACGCCAGCATGTAATCCTAATGAAAAATTACCTGTATTTGTATGGTACTTTGGAGGAGCGCTTCAGTTTGGGAATACAGCAGAAATGGAATTTGATGGTGAGCGTATTGCACGAAGAGGTGTAGTTGTTGTAACAGTAAATTATCGTTTGAATGTTTTAGGATTTTTATGCCATCCTGAAATAACAGCAGAAGCTCCAGAAGCACCAGCTAATTTTGGAAACCTAGATCAAAGGGCAGGTACACTATGGGTTAAACGTAATATTGAAGCTTTTGGTGGTGATCCTAATAATATTACAATTGGGGGGCAGTCTGCTGGAGGTGGAAGTGTAATGACTCAAATAACTTCACCTCAAAATGAAGGCTTTTGTCAAAAGGCTATTATAGAAAGTGGTATTATCACTACACTTTATAAAGGAAATCCTATGCCTTTAGATAAGTACAATCTAGCAGAAGCTGAGCAGGAAGGAATAAAATTCTTTGAATTTTTAGGAGTGTCTTCACTTAGTGAAGCACGTAAGCTTGATGCAAAATATATTAGAGATAAATCTGTTGAATATAAGAAATATTGGGGAACTGTTCATGATAATGTGTTTTGTGTAGGGGATGCACTTGAGCTTTTTATTAAAAATAAGAGATTGATGGTTCCTGTGCTTTTTGGCCACACTTCTTCTGAATTTTTTAATGTTCCAAAAGTTAAGAATATAGATGAATTTAAAGAAATGGCTTTTGAAATGTTTGGAGATGCTGCAGAGGAATATCTTAAGCTTTGCAAAGCTGATCAATCAGCTAATATCGAAGAAGTAATAGAAAAGGCATCAGTGAGTAGTATTGAATATGGCATTCATATTATTGGGCAGGCTAATGGTGATACAAATGCTAATAGTCCTTTATATTATTATAATTTTGATGCAAAAATACCAGGATGGGATAATCCAGGAACATTCCATTCTGTAGACCTTTGGTTCTTTTTTGAGACCCTTGCTAAATGTTGGAGGCCATTTACTGGCAAGCATTATGATCTTGCTCGTCAAATGTGCAACTATTGGACAAATTTTATCTGTTCTGGAAATCCAAATGGTAAAGATGCAACTGGAGAGGATATGCCACATTGGGAAAGCTACACTACTGAAATGCCATATGGAATGGTATTTGGTGAAAAGGCTGAATTTATAAAGGAACAGCCTAGTGATCTGATGAAATTTCTAGTAAAAGAGTATTTCAAAAAAGAAAAGAATCTATAG
- a CDS encoding GH39 family glycosyl hydrolase — translation MLKEVKVPVSGNLFKNNASYCVGTGRMGLALQKEYIDHLKIAQQSIHFKYIRGHGLFCDDVGIYRECEMDGQIYPFYNFTYLDRIMDTYLENGIKPFLELGFMPEKLKTGDNTVFYWKGNVTPPVSFEKWAELITATLTHLIDRYGREEVVTWPIEVWNEPNIVFWAGTMEEYFKLYDYSAEAVKKIDPRIKIGGPAICGVETEKWLRAFFEHCIENDSPLDFITRHCYTADQQTDRGHYIYHTLNDPTYMIEELKETRRIMKDYSRIANMPLHITEFNSSYVPICPVHDMDFHAAYIARILSEAGEYADSYSYWTFSDVFEELDVPKSVFHGGFGLIALNSIKKPTFYAFEFFSKAGKELLYRDEHLVITKNDDRYVIIGWNYKDVKGDKEYSDEVYELLLPAIGEQAIAVKKEVGGQHANPMKTWSNLGKPRSLNKEQLDILKNSAEPLQTDDRLIEQEGIYKMELKIPCNHLCMVEILPVTDNTDTYLGYNKEEFYGM, via the coding sequence ATGTTAAAGGAAGTTAAGGTGCCTGTTTCAGGCAATTTATTTAAGAATAATGCGTCATATTGTGTTGGCACTGGAAGAATGGGACTAGCACTTCAAAAGGAATACATTGACCATTTAAAAATAGCTCAACAGTCAATACATTTCAAGTATATCCGTGGTCATGGATTGTTTTGTGATGATGTAGGAATATATCGTGAATGTGAAATGGATGGGCAAATATATCCTTTTTATAATTTTACGTATTTAGATAGAATTATGGATACTTATCTGGAAAATGGAATTAAGCCATTTCTAGAACTTGGATTTATGCCGGAAAAACTTAAAACTGGTGATAATACAGTATTTTATTGGAAGGGAAATGTAACGCCTCCTGTATCCTTTGAAAAATGGGCCGAGTTAATTACAGCTACTTTAACTCATTTAATAGATAGATATGGTAGAGAAGAAGTAGTAACATGGCCTATAGAAGTATGGAATGAACCCAATATTGTATTTTGGGCTGGAACCATGGAGGAATATTTCAAGCTTTATGATTATTCAGCAGAAGCTGTTAAGAAAATAGATCCAAGAATCAAGATAGGAGGCCCTGCAATTTGTGGTGTTGAAACAGAAAAATGGCTACGAGCATTCTTTGAGCACTGTATTGAAAATGACTCACCGTTAGATTTTATTACTCGCCATTGCTATACTGCTGATCAGCAAACTGACCGAGGACATTATATATATCATACTTTGAATGATCCAACTTACATGATTGAAGAGCTTAAAGAAACTAGAAGGATTATGAAGGATTATTCGCGTATAGCTAATATGCCGCTTCATATAACAGAATTTAATAGTTCTTATGTTCCAATTTGTCCAGTGCATGATATGGATTTTCATGCAGCATATATTGCTCGTATTCTTAGTGAGGCTGGAGAATATGCTGATTCTTATTCTTACTGGACCTTTAGTGATGTATTTGAGGAATTGGACGTTCCTAAATCAGTATTCCATGGAGGCTTTGGGTTAATTGCTTTAAATTCTATAAAAAAACCGACATTTTATGCTTTTGAGTTTTTCTCTAAAGCTGGTAAGGAACTGCTTTACAGGGATGAACATTTAGTTATTACTAAAAATGATGATAGGTATGTAATTATTGGCTGGAACTACAAAGATGTGAAAGGCGATAAAGAATATTCTGATGAAGTTTATGAATTATTGCTACCTGCTATAGGAGAACAAGCCATTGCAGTAAAAAAAGAAGTTGGTGGACAGCACGCAAATCCAATGAAAACATGGAGTAATCTTGGAAAGCCGCGAAGCTTAAATAAAGAACAATTAGATATATTAAAAAATTCTGCAGAACCGCTTCAAACAGATGATAGATTAATTGAACAAGAAGGAATTTATAAAATGGAATTAAAAATTCCTTGCAATCACTTATGTATGGTAGAAATTTTACCAGTTACGGATAACACAGATACGTACCTTGGATACAATAAAGAAGAATTTTATGGAATGTAA
- a CDS encoding family 43 glycosylhydrolase, which yields MITKIKKDLNYVLCYTRKPQENLIYSEKLAYSMHIAYSEDGVEFQELNHNSGVLFAKATENDNGSLNAKSLKNPYLFYLADGTFGVIAIRTEAEGENDEQGKGRVLLFTSEDLLQYKEIGLIDLKGDTYVSDIKCHYDEDKKVYVICWSDENGNYYKNFTADILNINSASMPENTEAFIIETVNTEIEGIVPRNVIGVSSEVAHRLICKLIVPTNVEIKVPESVNVASENELKAVKVTAIYSDGTTAMKNVDWNLSEIDWNKPGNYRITGKVHQDHYEFPIATDRADPCIGKWKGKYYFIATNDADGNHSLYMREADNIPDLLKAEEKLIIDSNMYEDIKGLLWAPEFHIVEGDLYIFHGATSGEFFYEESHVMKLKKDGNPMNAADWSRPHRVLKKDGTYLCEAGKNISLDMTNFEIKGEYYVVWSQREFLPEDLGAWLYIAKVDPKEPWKLISDPVVLSKPDYGWANNNVFVDEGPFALIRDEKLFLTFASAMIDATYVVGLLCADKNADLLDPSSWEKGNYPLLTSRSAPGEYGPGHNSYVIDDEGNVWNAYHARPGVDGPRSSGLRRVHFDIDDYPVLDLIEEKDLNPELRNVTMDIIVK from the coding sequence ATGATAACTAAAATTAAAAAGGATTTAAACTATGTACTTTGTTATACAAGAAAACCACAGGAAAATTTAATTTATTCAGAGAAATTGGCATATAGTATGCATATTGCCTACAGTGAAGATGGAGTGGAATTTCAGGAATTAAATCACAATTCAGGAGTTTTGTTTGCTAAGGCTACAGAAAATGATAATGGATCTCTTAATGCAAAGAGCTTGAAAAATCCTTATTTATTTTATTTGGCAGATGGTACTTTTGGTGTTATTGCTATACGTACAGAGGCAGAAGGTGAAAATGATGAGCAGGGCAAAGGTCGAGTGCTTTTATTTACTTCAGAAGATCTTTTACAGTATAAAGAAATTGGTTTGATTGATTTAAAAGGAGATACTTATGTAAGTGATATTAAATGTCATTATGATGAGGATAAAAAAGTTTATGTAATTTGTTGGAGTGACGAGAATGGGAACTATTATAAGAATTTTACTGCTGATATATTGAATATAAACAGTGCTTCCATGCCTGAAAATACAGAAGCGTTTATTATAGAAACTGTTAATACAGAAATAGAGGGAATAGTGCCAAGGAATGTTATAGGTGTTTCATCAGAGGTAGCACATCGCCTTATTTGCAAGCTTATAGTACCTACTAATGTGGAAATAAAAGTACCTGAAAGTGTAAATGTTGCATCAGAAAATGAACTGAAAGCTGTAAAAGTTACTGCTATTTATAGTGATGGCACAACAGCTATGAAGAATGTAGATTGGAATTTATCTGAGATAGATTGGAATAAGCCAGGAAACTATAGAATTACAGGTAAAGTACATCAAGATCATTATGAATTTCCTATTGCTACTGATCGTGCAGACCCATGTATAGGTAAATGGAAGGGAAAATATTATTTTATTGCAACAAATGATGCTGATGGAAATCACAGCTTATATATGAGAGAAGCAGATAATATACCAGATTTATTAAAGGCTGAAGAAAAATTAATAATTGATTCTAATATGTATGAGGATATTAAAGGTCTTTTATGGGCACCAGAATTTCACATAGTTGAAGGAGATTTATATATCTTCCATGGGGCGACTTCGGGAGAGTTTTTTTATGAAGAATCACATGTTATGAAGTTAAAAAAAGATGGAAATCCAATGAATGCAGCAGACTGGTCTAGACCACACCGTGTATTAAAGAAAGATGGGACTTATTTATGTGAAGCAGGGAAGAATATTTCTCTAGACATGACAAATTTTGAAATAAAGGGAGAGTATTATGTAGTTTGGTCACAACGTGAATTTTTACCAGAGGATCTTGGAGCATGGCTTTATATTGCTAAGGTTGATCCAAAAGAACCGTGGAAACTTATAAGTGATCCAGTAGTTCTATCTAAACCAGATTATGGCTGGGCAAATAACAATGTTTTTGTTGATGAAGGACCATTTGCCTTGATAAGAGATGAAAAGTTATTTTTAACCTTTGCTAGTGCAATGATAGATGCTACTTATGTTGTAGGATTACTCTGTGCAGACAAAAATGCAGATTTATTAGACCCTTCTAGCTGGGAAAAGGGAAATTATCCTTTACTTACTTCCAGAAGTGCACCTGGAGAATATGGACCTGGTCATAATTCTTATGTTATAGATGATGAGGGAAACGTATGGAATGCTTATCATGCAAGACCAGGGGTTGATGGACCTAGATCTTCTGGACTTCGTCGTGTTCATTTTGATATTGATGATTATCCAGTATTGGATTTAATAGAGGAAAAGGATTTGAATCCAGAGTTAAGAAATGTAACTATGGATATCATTGTAAAGTAA
- a CDS encoding glycosyl hydrolase 115 family protein: MKNVMIAKLGKAAAIYIDPKGKDYKGLKLVANSFVEDINMVTGVTPKVVNVIEELKETIVIAGSIGNNDLIDSLILKGILDVSSIKDKRECYKIQVVEKPIEGIEKAVVIVGSEKRGTIYGIYRVSELIGVSPWVYFGDVVPVKKSELVFSEEDLNITSKEPSVKYRGFFLNDEWPSLGSWVTNTFGDFNEEFYDKVFQLILRLKGNFMWPAMWSAVFSENGKSYPLANAELADTYGIVMGTSHHEPMFRAGEEWKQIHHKYGENEAWDFSSNADAITKFWEDGLKRNKKLESLITIGMRGEQDSALKGSEEENIELLKNIIRTQKRLLIEQGLNNVPKVLTIYKEVEKYWYGTDKAEGLRTWNELDDVTIMLADDNFASVRTLPTEKERNRKAGWGMYYHFDYHGGPRSYEWVNTTPLEKVWEQMSMAYDYGVRDIWIVNIGDLKPMEFPVSYFLDLAYDFETWGINGRNKTKEYTKKWALQQFGNAVKEDLIDGIESVLTDYTKMSGSRKPEVTYASTYSCINYNEAKRVLEKVIDIEGKAQKYYEQIPEVYKDAYYQLVYYPSVASANVIKMQICAGLNNLYYRRKSILANNYALLVEECKEKDIDMQKYYNESMSAGKWKGMMSSPHIGYKEWSPDGWTYPEIYSVIPEKRSIMIVDIQGTEEAYNEGIAELPVFTNLGKESYFITISNGGSTEFDYKVETSSDFIKVNSMHGSISTGKDIIVSIDWDKVSKSLDGFITISGSGKIVKVKIIVEVIDITDLPNRTFIETHDVVSIEAEHTANNIAKSNVEWKVLENYGRTLSSMKMFPTTVSFEKPEQAPYLEYLLRVNNDEEYTLTTYVAPTNNLYENSRLKYAVAFDDESPIIADTLPKDFITGSYDNDIWCDGVLENIHITTTKHRLSKGMHRLKFYGLDAGVVLQKLVLSKGKLKDSFLGPEESLYYKE, encoded by the coding sequence ATGAAAAATGTAATGATTGCTAAATTAGGAAAAGCAGCAGCAATATATATAGATCCAAAAGGAAAAGATTATAAGGGCTTAAAGCTTGTAGCAAATTCTTTTGTAGAAGACATCAATATGGTTACTGGAGTAACTCCAAAAGTGGTAAATGTTATAGAAGAATTAAAAGAAACCATAGTAATTGCAGGTTCTATAGGAAATAATGACTTAATAGATTCATTAATTTTAAAAGGCATATTAGATGTATCCTCTATAAAGGACAAGCGTGAATGTTATAAGATACAGGTTGTTGAAAAGCCGATTGAAGGTATAGAGAAGGCTGTTGTTATAGTTGGAAGTGAAAAGAGAGGAACAATTTATGGTATTTACCGTGTATCCGAATTAATTGGAGTAAGTCCTTGGGTTTACTTTGGTGATGTTGTACCAGTAAAAAAATCTGAACTTGTTTTTTCAGAAGAAGATTTAAATATTACTTCCAAGGAACCATCTGTAAAATATAGAGGATTCTTTTTAAACGATGAATGGCCATCCTTAGGCTCTTGGGTAACTAATACCTTTGGAGACTTTAATGAAGAATTTTATGATAAAGTATTCCAATTGATTCTTAGATTAAAAGGGAACTTTATGTGGCCAGCTATGTGGAGTGCTGTATTTAGTGAAAATGGAAAAAGTTATCCTTTAGCTAATGCTGAGCTTGCTGATACATATGGTATTGTAATGGGAACCTCTCATCATGAGCCTATGTTTCGTGCAGGTGAGGAATGGAAACAAATTCACCATAAGTATGGTGAAAATGAAGCATGGGATTTTTCAAGTAATGCTGATGCTATTACAAAGTTTTGGGAAGATGGTCTTAAGCGAAACAAAAAACTTGAAAGCTTAATCACAATAGGCATGAGAGGAGAGCAGGATTCTGCTTTAAAAGGTTCTGAAGAAGAGAATATTGAACTATTAAAGAATATTATTAGAACGCAAAAACGTTTATTAATAGAGCAAGGTTTAAATAATGTACCTAAGGTTCTTACTATATATAAAGAAGTTGAGAAATATTGGTATGGAACAGATAAAGCAGAAGGTTTAAGAACTTGGAATGAATTGGACGATGTAACAATTATGCTGGCAGATGATAACTTTGCAAGTGTACGTACACTACCAACAGAAAAAGAGCGAAATCGTAAAGCTGGTTGGGGAATGTATTACCATTTTGATTATCATGGAGGTCCACGTTCTTATGAATGGGTAAATACAACTCCTCTTGAAAAAGTATGGGAACAAATGTCTATGGCTTATGATTATGGTGTAAGAGATATATGGATCGTTAATATCGGAGATTTAAAGCCAATGGAATTCCCTGTATCATACTTCTTAGATTTAGCATATGACTTTGAAACTTGGGGAATCAATGGAAGGAATAAGACCAAAGAATACACAAAGAAGTGGGCTCTACAACAATTTGGAAATGCTGTTAAAGAGGATTTAATAGATGGAATTGAAAGTGTATTAACAGACTATACGAAAATGAGTGGAAGCAGAAAACCAGAGGTTACGTATGCTTCGACATACAGCTGTATAAATTATAATGAAGCTAAAAGAGTTCTTGAAAAGGTAATCGATATAGAGGGGAAAGCCCAAAAATATTACGAGCAGATTCCAGAAGTTTATAAGGATGCATACTATCAGTTAGTTTACTATCCTTCCGTGGCATCAGCAAATGTTATTAAAATGCAGATATGTGCAGGATTAAACAATTTGTATTATAGACGAAAGAGTATTCTTGCTAATAATTATGCTTTATTGGTTGAAGAATGTAAGGAAAAAGATATTGATATGCAGAAGTATTACAATGAAAGTATGTCAGCTGGTAAGTGGAAGGGAATGATGAGCTCTCCTCATATTGGATATAAAGAATGGAGCCCTGATGGTTGGACATATCCAGAAATTTATAGCGTTATTCCAGAAAAAAGAAGTATTATGATTGTAGATATTCAGGGAACTGAAGAGGCATATAATGAAGGTATAGCAGAACTACCAGTATTCACAAACCTGGGGAAAGAAAGCTATTTTATCACGATCAGTAATGGTGGAAGTACAGAATTTGATTATAAAGTGGAAACGAGTTCAGATTTTATAAAGGTAAATAGTATGCATGGAAGTATTTCTACTGGAAAGGATATTATTGTTTCAATAGATTGGGACAAAGTATCAAAATCATTAGATGGCTTTATAACTATTTCTGGCTCAGGGAAAATAGTAAAGGTAAAGATTATAGTTGAAGTTATAGATATTACAGATCTACCTAATAGGACATTTATTGAAACACATGATGTAGTTTCTATTGAAGCAGAGCATACAGCAAATAATATTGCAAAATCAAATGTGGAATGGAAAGTACTTGAAAACTATGGACGTACTTTGTCATCAATGAAGATGTTTCCTACAACTGTGTCCTTTGAAAAACCGGAGCAGGCACCATATTTAGAATACTTATTAAGAGTAAATAATGATGAAGAGTATACATTAACAACCTATGTTGCACCTACAAATAATCTTTATGAAAATAGTAGATTAAAATATGCTGTAGCTTTTGATGATGAAAGTCCAATTATAGCAGATACTTTACCAAAAGATTTTATTACTGGTAGCTATGATAATGATATTTGGTGTGATGGAGTACTGGAAAATATTCATATAACTACGACTAAACACAGGTTGAGTAAGGGAATGCATAGATTAAAGTTTTATGGGTTAGATGCAGGAGTAGTATTACAAAAGCTTGTTTTATCAAAAGGAAAACTTAAAGATTCATTTTTGGGACCAGAAGAAAGTCTTTATTATAAAGAATAA